A region from the Lycium barbarum isolate Lr01 chromosome 8, ASM1917538v2, whole genome shotgun sequence genome encodes:
- the LOC132606613 gene encoding putative disease resistance RPP13-like protein 3 isoform X2, which translates to MDISRKRETYGIRDIDNVGEGPNNYRPYNQRSGSRRTTSYMDKQDQTFVGFKDVVETLLAELVKEKPRRTVFSIYGMGGLGKTTLSKNLYHSPSLTDIFDVRAWVCVSQQYNTMDLIKNIIKSIQGRAKETLDLLDKMTDVTDLERHLRNLLEEKKYLVVVDDIWQREAWGSLERAFPDSKNGSRVIITTRNEDVAKRADDNCFPRSLRFLTEEESWDLFRRKLLEVEAMIPAMEMLARDMVGKCGGLPLAIAALSGLLSHKKGIEEWERVKEHLWNHVKDDFIAILDILSLSYKELPTVLKHCFLYFGIFPEDSQIDAENIMWLWMADGLIPRGEERMEDVAQDFLNELIRRSLVQVVDTFWEKVSKCRIHDLLRDLTVKKALEVNFFDIYDPRNHFISSLCLRHAVHGQAQRANGDSRENERRGEVEEHWMKLFKHI; encoded by the exons ATGGATATCTCTCGCAAACGAGAGACTTATGGTATTAGAGATATCGATAATGTAGGAGAAGGACCAAATAATTATAGGCCATACAATCAGAGATCTGGCTCGAGGAGAACTACCTCTTATATGGATAAGCAAGATCAAACTTTTGTTGGCTTTAAGGATGTTGTAGAAACATTGCTTGCTGAACTTGTCAAAGAAAAGCCACGCCGAACCGTCTTCTCCATTTATGGTATGGGTGGGTTAGGCAAGACCACTCTTTCAAAAAATCTCTACCACTCCCCTAGTCTAACCGATATCTTCGATGTACGTGCTTGGGTATGTGTTTCTCAACAGTATAACACCATGGATCTCATcaagaatatcatcaaatccatccAAGGACGTGCCAAGGAAACTCTAGATTTGTTGGATAAGATGACGGACGTGACAGATCTAGAAAGACACCTTCGGAATCTACTAGAAGAGAAAAAATACCTTGTGGTGGTTGATGACATATGGCAGAGAGAAGCATGGGGAAGCCTGGAAAGAGCATTTCCCGATAGCAAAAATGGAAGCAGAGTTATTATTACCACACGCAATGAGGATGTGGCCAAAAGAGCAGATGACAATTGTTTTCCCCGTAGCCTTCGTTTCCTAACAGAAGAAGAAAGTTGGGACCTCTTTCGCAGGAAACTACTCGAAGTTGAGGCAATGATCCCAGCAATGGAAATGCTAGCTAGGGATATGGTGGGAAAATGTGGAGGATTACCTCTTGCAATTGCGGCACTAAGCGGGCTTCTTTCACATAAAAAGGGGATAGAAGAATGGGAAAGGGTGAAGGAACACCTTTGGAACCATGTGAAAGATGATTTCATTGCAATCTTGGACATACTATCACTGAGCTACAAGGAATTGCCAACTGTGCTTAAACACTGTTTTCTTTACTTTGGTATTTTTCCAGAAGATAGTCAGATTGATGCTGAAAACATAATGTGGTTGTGGATGGCTGACGGATTGATACCAAGAGGAGAAGAAAGAATGGAGGATGTAGCTCAAGACTTCCTGAATGAGCTGATAAGGCGAAGCTTGGTTCAAGTAGTAGATACATTTTGGGAAAAAGTTTCTAAATGCAGGATTCATGATCTACTTCGCGATCTTACTGTAAAAAAGGCATTAGAGGTAAACTTCTTTGACATTTATGATCCAAGAAATCACTTCATATCCTCCTTATGTCTCAGACATGCCGTTCATGGTCAAGCACAAAG AGCTAACGGAGATTCCCGAGAGAATGAAAGACGTGGAGAGGTTGAAGAGCATTGGATGAAGCTTTTCAAGCATATATGA
- the LOC132606613 gene encoding disease resistance protein RPP13-like isoform X1, whose product MDISRKRETYGIRDIDNVGEGPNNYRPYNQRSGSRRTTSYMDKQDQTFVGFKDVVETLLAELVKEKPRRTVFSIYGMGGLGKTTLSKNLYHSPSLTDIFDVRAWVCVSQQYNTMDLIKNIIKSIQGRAKETLDLLDKMTDVTDLERHLRNLLEEKKYLVVVDDIWQREAWGSLERAFPDSKNGSRVIITTRNEDVAKRADDNCFPRSLRFLTEEESWDLFRRKLLEVEAMIPAMEMLARDMVGKCGGLPLAIAALSGLLSHKKGIEEWERVKEHLWNHVKDDFIAILDILSLSYKELPTVLKHCFLYFGIFPEDSQIDAENIMWLWMADGLIPRGEERMEDVAQDFLNELIRRSLVQVVDTFWEKVSKCRIHDLLRDLTVKKALEVNFFDIYDPRNHFISSLCLRHAVHGQAQRYLSLYLSNLKLRSIMFFDSDLYKMGLIKFCNKFQHIYVLYLNNRSSTTSIVPDAIGRLYHLKFLRLTCIHDLPSSIGNLKNLQTLFVNENGNSCQLPPETTDLINLRHLVAPYLKPLKRINKLTSLQVLKEISCDQWKDIDPIDLVNLRELSMVNIEEAYSLNNTGSLKKLSTLILVCKADQSSPALEYFSSCQKLQKLWLFGRIEKMPLSGPFPNSITMMILQCSRLMEDPMPILGMLPNLRDLDLVAAYEGKEITCNDNSFGQLEFLRLVLLERLERWHLATIAMPLIKGLGIYYCPELTEIPERMKDVERLKSIG is encoded by the coding sequence ATGGATATCTCTCGCAAACGAGAGACTTATGGTATTAGAGATATCGATAATGTAGGAGAAGGACCAAATAATTATAGGCCATACAATCAGAGATCTGGCTCGAGGAGAACTACCTCTTATATGGATAAGCAAGATCAAACTTTTGTTGGCTTTAAGGATGTTGTAGAAACATTGCTTGCTGAACTTGTCAAAGAAAAGCCACGCCGAACCGTCTTCTCCATTTATGGTATGGGTGGGTTAGGCAAGACCACTCTTTCAAAAAATCTCTACCACTCCCCTAGTCTAACCGATATCTTCGATGTACGTGCTTGGGTATGTGTTTCTCAACAGTATAACACCATGGATCTCATcaagaatatcatcaaatccatccAAGGACGTGCCAAGGAAACTCTAGATTTGTTGGATAAGATGACGGACGTGACAGATCTAGAAAGACACCTTCGGAATCTACTAGAAGAGAAAAAATACCTTGTGGTGGTTGATGACATATGGCAGAGAGAAGCATGGGGAAGCCTGGAAAGAGCATTTCCCGATAGCAAAAATGGAAGCAGAGTTATTATTACCACACGCAATGAGGATGTGGCCAAAAGAGCAGATGACAATTGTTTTCCCCGTAGCCTTCGTTTCCTAACAGAAGAAGAAAGTTGGGACCTCTTTCGCAGGAAACTACTCGAAGTTGAGGCAATGATCCCAGCAATGGAAATGCTAGCTAGGGATATGGTGGGAAAATGTGGAGGATTACCTCTTGCAATTGCGGCACTAAGCGGGCTTCTTTCACATAAAAAGGGGATAGAAGAATGGGAAAGGGTGAAGGAACACCTTTGGAACCATGTGAAAGATGATTTCATTGCAATCTTGGACATACTATCACTGAGCTACAAGGAATTGCCAACTGTGCTTAAACACTGTTTTCTTTACTTTGGTATTTTTCCAGAAGATAGTCAGATTGATGCTGAAAACATAATGTGGTTGTGGATGGCTGACGGATTGATACCAAGAGGAGAAGAAAGAATGGAGGATGTAGCTCAAGACTTCCTGAATGAGCTGATAAGGCGAAGCTTGGTTCAAGTAGTAGATACATTTTGGGAAAAAGTTTCTAAATGCAGGATTCATGATCTACTTCGCGATCTTACTGTAAAAAAGGCATTAGAGGTAAACTTCTTTGACATTTATGATCCAAGAAATCACTTCATATCCTCCTTATGTCTCAGACATGCCGTTCATGGTCAAGCACAAAGGTACCTCTCACTTTATCTTTCTAACTTGAAGTTGAGGTCAATTATGTTCTTCGATTCAGATCTTTATAAGATGGGTCTTATAAAGTTCTGTAATAAGTTCCaacatatatatgtgttgtaCTTGAATAATCGTTCTAGCACTACATCTATAGTACCTGATGCCATAGGAAGGTTGTACCACCTCAAATTCTTAAGATTGACATGTATCCATGATCTTCCCTCCTCCATTGGCAACCTCAAGAATTTACAGACACTTTTTGTCAATGAAAACGGAAACTCATGCCAACTACCCCCCGAGACAACTGACCTAATAAATCTAAGACATTTAGTTGCTCCATATCTAAAACCTCTAAAACGTATAAACAAACTCACAAGTCTTCAAGTTCTTAAAGAAATTTCTTGTGATCAGTGGAAGGATATTGACCCTATTGATTTAGTCAATCTTCGAGAATTAAGCATGGTTAATATTGAGGAAGCTTACTCTCTAAACAACACTGGCAGCTTGAAAAAACTTAGCACTCTCATTTTGGTGTGTAAAGCTGATCAATCATCCCCGGCCCTTGAATATTTTAGTTCTTGTCAAAAGCTCCAGAAATTGTGGTTATTTGGGAGAATAGAAAAAATGCCTCTGTCAGGCCCGTTTCCAAATTCCATCACAATGATGATCCTTCAGTGTTCAAGACTCATGGAAGATCCAATGCCTATTCTGGGAATGTTGCCAAACCTAAGGGATCTCGATTTAGTAGCAGCTTATGAAGGAAAAGAAATTACCTGCAATGATAACAGCTTCGGTCAACTGGAGTTCCTTCGTCTTGTATTACTTGAGAGGCTAGAAAGATGGCATTTAGCCACAATTGCCATGCCACTGATTAAAGGTCTTGGTATTTATTACTGTCCAGAGCTAACGGAGATTCCCGAGAGAATGAAAGACGTGGAGAGGTTGAAGAGCATTGGATGA
- the LOC132608103 gene encoding putative disease resistance protein At1g50180 has translation MVDAFVSFAIQKLGDFLIQEVSLRLSLREDVQWLRNELLFMQSFLKDAEEKQSEYQRVQQWVFEINSVANDAVATLETYNFEADNGGDDGFASCLKAGACICRKETKFYKVVLLLEVELLDSEGAVGTDGAIVEPGDAVACLQRVRSGLAPQAFAKSKA, from the exons ATGGTTGATGCCTTTGTGTCATTTGCAATTCAAAAACTGGGGGATTTCCTCATACAGGAAGTTTCCCTGCGTTTAAGTCTGAGAGAGGATGTGCAGTGGCTGCGAAATGAGCTGCTCTTCATGCAGTCTTTCCTCAAAGATGCAGAAGAAAAGCAAAGCGAATATCAAAGAGTTCAACAATGGGTATTTGAAATCAACTCTGTTGCTAATGACGCTGTCGCTACACTGGAGACTTACAACTTCGAGGCTGATAATGGTGGTGACGATGGATTTGCTAGTTGTCTCAAGGCTGGTGCTTGCATATGTAGGAAGGAGACCAAATTCTACAAAGTCG TTTTGCTACTGGAAGTCGAACTGTTAGACTCAGAAGGAGCAGTGGGAACAGATGGTGCAATAGTTGAACCAGGTGATGCAGTCGCATGTTTGCAAAGGGTAAGGTCTGGTTTAGCACCACAAGCTTTTGCAAAATCTAAAGCTTGA